A window of the Oncorhynchus masou masou isolate Uvic2021 chromosome 13, UVic_Omas_1.1, whole genome shotgun sequence genome harbors these coding sequences:
- the LOC135552026 gene encoding anillin-like isoform X3: MDPFTEKLLERTRARRENLQKKMAERSTASNRQMAKRAREPLAETCNSLVTEPVVDKGPQHSTKHSPSKRSRSGELDKPTIIGEENREPAMPPRTLSPTLSDPQTDRKPPTGPASLLSASSLERVDVYPALPVPEPEPMVATRLVPEQVRATEVERPAPKPEKVAESAAPQRTSDVEVVPTSTVLQRNREEQREAPTSSTPAAMKSRLARLAEQRHYWDSEGTSEVPDIPAPLSPVKNQTQPRQAVAPVTTPVHAAASSEAPVGRKGRLANLAATIGSWEDDLSHAAPRSSRDHAQEKPGSVSNATPAWRREAGAKPTSAAADRPQMTQSSNRKPALDSNQPVHSPVKSSRAFPLSPQKTEVPEARPALQTGRGLPSPVSSPQRSYQGRDSAFTPSPEKGALSSATPVPQSPLKNQALSRAMEVNGSPEKPELPTQPSTIGPTGPSVLQTRERFTKETTPATPLQQRGTAGATEPSVLQTRERFTKETSPATPLQQRGTAGATGPSVLQTRERFTKETSPVTPLQQRGAAGATGPSVLQTRERFTKETSPATPLQQRGTAGATGTPADVKSFMERFGERCQERSGLSSPATCHGAATRNPNIVNPSGAGLAGRTPVVSQSVTPNTRLVQERLRGAQAATTALAQKQKLERESELAQIRNRFQKGNNIWKNKEGVADTKKLTQAKDLIEHPEERGPVVSQPDEPTASPLDSLNAAPKKPSEEETQEEESDEEESHEMEMKVDQSNNSEINNFDGFHDQIEELSGEEGEGEEEEDKLNISSMSILAPFSESVAAVIKSPVRKMMTSTPASSFNAKSQTPDIVSRPSKFQRARLLRAGSSDSLETDEHEDHNLPYSIDAYRSTRIKESTERPCVKQVIVKEDVSRRAAEEPRSQGHTSIKQKMKVLTYEMNLQQTVISQASQALNCCTDEEHGKGSHVEAEAERLLLIATEKRGALKAELDRLKGEGPTGHRRGQGGDMGVSASKGSISLLELRLPLKADFVCSAASKPEWSSHYFFIMIRAGAENTVATPLASTRSAISGDAITFSTKFTMPDVSNDFAIDIEVYCLVQKRELNPDKRKKPSKSKAITPKRFLSKSSLTPVVASPGGPNTVRTSNFVLVGSHKLTLASIGKNKFLLEKIKYEGIERELLRDMFHSKVPFLCPMEGHIYLKMQCEVGSLVEERGFLTMFEDVSGFGAWHRRWCVLSGYCISYWTYPDDEKRKNPMGRINLANCISRKVEPANREFCARPNTFELITVRPQRENDRETLVSQCKNTMCVTKNWLCADTKDERNLWMQKLNQILVDLRMWQPDSCHRPV; encoded by the exons ATGGATCCGTTTACCGAG AAACTCCTGGAGAGGACCCGTGCTCGCAGGGAGAACCTGCAGAAGAAAATGGCAGAGAGGTCCACTGCTTCCAACAGACAGATGGCCAAGAGAGCTAGGGAGCCTCTGGCTGAGACCTGCAACAGCCTGGTCACAGAGCCTGTCGTCGACAAAG GCCCCCAACATTCCACCAAGCACTCTCCCTCCAAGCGGAGTCGTTCAGGTGAACTTGACAAGCCCACCATTATTGGTGAGGAGAACAGGGAGCCTGCAATGCCTCCTCGCACCCTGTCCCCTACTCTGTCAGATCCCCAGACTGACCGGAAGCCCCCAACGGGCCCAGCcagccttctctctgcctcttctctcgaGAGGGTGGATGTCTACCCTGCTCTTCCCGTTCCTGAACCAGAGCCCATGGTGGCAACACGGCTTGTCCCAGAGCAGGTCCGGGCCACGGAGGTAGAGCGTCCTGCCCCAAAACCGGAGAAGGTGGCTGAGAGTGCTGCTCCACAGAGGACCAGTGATGTGGAGGTGGTGCCTACTAGCACAGTTCTTCAGAGgaacagagaagagcagagggaGGCTCCCACCTCTTCCACCCCTGCTGCCATGAAGTCTCGCCTGGCCAGACTAGCTGAACAGAGGCATTACTGGGACTCTGAAG GTACCTCTGAGGTTCCAGACATCCCAGCACCTCTCTCCCCAGTGAAGAACCAGACCCAGCCGAGGCAGGCCGTAGCCCCAGTCACCACACCCGTCCATGCTGCTGCGTCCTCAGAGGCCCCTGTAGGCAGGAAGGGTCGGCTGGCCAACCTCGCAGCCACCATTGGGTCTTGGGAGGATGACCTCAGCCACGCGGCCCCTCGCAGCAGCAGAGACCATGCCCAAGAGAAGCCTGGTAGTGTCAGTAACGCCACCCCTGCttggaggagagaggctggagccAAACCCACCTCTGCTGCTGCAGACCGTCCACAAATGACTCAGTCATCAAACAGAAAGCCTGCTCTGGATTCCAACCAG CCTGTCCACTCCCCAGTCAAGTCCAGCAGAGCATTTCCCCTCAGCCCTCAGAAGACTGAAGTACCTGAAGCCAGACCAGCTCTACAGACAGGCAGAGGTCTCCCCTCTCCTGTATCCAGTCCCCAGAGGAGTTACCAGGGGAGAGACTCAGCCTTCACCCCCAGCCCCGAGAAAGGTGCTCTCTCCTCAGCCACACCTGTGCCTCAGAGCCCCCTGAAGAACCAGGCCCTGTCCCGAGCCATGGAGGTCAACGGTAGCCCCGAGAAGCCAGAGCTCCCCACACAGCCCTCTACCATCGGGCCCACTGGACCCTCTGTCCTGCAGACCAGGGAGAGGTTCACAAAGGAGACCACCCCGGCCACTCCCCTGCAGCAGAGAGGCACAGCTGGAGCAACTGAACCCTCTGTCCTGCAGACCAGGGAGAGGTTCACCAAGGAGACCTCCCCGGCCACTCCCCTGCAGCAGAGAGGCACAGCTGGAGCAACTGGACCCTCTGTCCTGCAGACCAGGGAGAGGTTCACCAAGGAGACCTCCCCGGTCACTCCCCTGCAGCAGAGAGGCGCAGCTGGAGCAACTGGACCCTCTGTCCTGCAGACCAGGGAGAGGTTCACCAAGGAGACCTCCCCGGCCACTCCCCTGCAGCAGAGAGGCACCGCTGGAGCAACTGGAACTCCAG CAGATGTCAAGTCGTTCATGGAGCGTTTTGGGGAGAGGTGCCAGGAGCGTTCTGGCCTGAGTTCCCCTGCTACCTGCCATGGAGCAGCCACTCGTAACCCAAACATAGTGAACCCGTCTGGGGCAGGCCTGGCTGGTCGTACCCCTGTAGTGAGCCAGTCTGTGACCCCCAACACCAGGCTGGTgcaggagaggctgagaggtgcCCAGGCTGCCACCACTGCCCTTGCACAGAAACAGAAACTG GAGCGTGAGTCAGAACTGGCTCAGATTCGTAACCGTTTCCAGAAAGGGAACAACATTTGGAAGAACAAGGAGGGGGTGGCAGACACCAAGAAACTCACACAGGCCAAG GATCTGATTGAGCATCCTGAGGagagagggcctgttgtctcacaGCCTGATGAGCCAACAGCTTCCCCTCTGGATAGCCTGAATGCTGCACCCAAGAAACCTTCTGAGGAAGAAACACAGGAGGAGGAATCGG ATGAAGAAGAGAGTCATGAGATGGAGATGAAAGTGGACCAGTCCAACAACTCTGAGATCAACAACTTTGATGGGTTCCATGACCAGATTGAGGAGCTGAGTGGTGAGGAgggtgaaggagaagaagaggaagataaATTGAACATCTCCTCGATGTCCATCCTGGCCCCCTTCTCTGAGTCGGTGGCTGCTGTGATCAAGAGCCCAGTAAGGAAGATGATG ACGTCGACCCCAGCCAGTTCATTCAACGCTAAGAGCCAGACTCCTGACATTGTTTCCAGACCCAGTAAGTTCCAAAGGGCTCGCTTGCTCCGGGCTGGGTCATCAGACAGCCTAGAGACAGACGAACATGAGGACCACAACCTGCCCTACAG TATTGATGCGTACAGGTCGACCAGGATCAAGGAGAGTACTGAGAGGCCCTGTGTGAAGCAGGTCATCGTGAAGGAGGACGTGTCTCGGAGAGCAGCAGAGGAGCCCAGGAGCCAAGGACACACCAGCATCAAACAGAAGATGAAG GTTCTGACCTATGAGATGAACCTACAGCAGACTGTGATCAGCCAGGCCAGCCAAGCCTTGAACTGCTGTACTGATGAGGAGCATGGGAAAGGCTCGCATGTGGAGGCAGAGGCTGAGCGGCTGCTGCTCATAGCCA CGGAGAAACGGGGGGCACTGAAGGCTGAGTTGGACCGTCTGAAGGGAGAGGGTCCTACCGGTCATAGGAGGGGGCAGGGTGGGGACATGGGGGTATCCGCCTCCAAGGGATCCATCTCTCTCTTGGAGCTACGATTGCCCCTCAAGGCTGACTTTGTCTGCTCCGCTGCTAGCAAGCCAG AGTGGTCCAGCCATTACTTCTTCATCATGATCCGTGCTGGAGCTGAGAATACAGTTGCTACTCCCCTCGCCAGCACACGTAGCGCTATCAGTGGAGACGCAATCACCTTCTCTACCAAGTTCACCAT GCCTGACGTCTCTAACGACTTTGCAATTGATATTGAGGTTTACTGCCTG GTGCAGAAGCGTGAGTTGAACCCTGACAAGAGGAAGAAGCCCAGCAAGTCTAAG GCCATCACTCCCAAGAGGTTCCTCTCT AAGAGCAGTTTGACTCCAG TGGTGGCCAGTCCTGGGGGCCCTAATACTGTCCGCACCAGTAACTTTGTCCTGGTCGGGTCTCACAAGCTGACTCTTGCCTCAATTGGGAAAAACAAGTTCCTATTGGAGAAG ATCAAATATGAAGGCATTGAGAGAGAGCTTCTTAGAGACATGTTTCACAGCAAG GTGCCTTTCCTGTGCCCCATGGAGGGCCATATCTACCTGAAGATGCAGTGTGAGGTGGGCTccctggtggaggagagaggctTCCTG ACTATGTTTGAGGATGTGAGTGGATTCGGAGCATGGCACAGGAGATGGTGTGTCCTGTCAGGATACTGTATCTCCTACTGGACCTACCCTGATGATGAGAAACGCAAG AACCCAATGGGTCGCATCAACTTGGCCAACTGCATCAGTCGTAAGGTGGAGCCAGCCAACCGAGAGTTCTGTGCCAGGCCCAACACCTTCGAGCTGATCACTGTCCGGCCtcagagagagaacgacagagagacgCTCGTCAGCCAGTGTAAAAACACCATGTGTGTCACCAA GAACTGGCTGTGTGCTGACACAAAGGACGAGAGGAACCTGTGGATGCAGAAGCTCAACCAGATCCTGGTGGACCTGCGCATGTGGCAGCCAGACTCCTGCCACAGGCCTGTGTGA
- the LOC135552026 gene encoding anillin-like isoform X5 — MDPFTEKLLERTRARRENLQKKMAERSTASNRQMAKRAREPLAETCNSLVTEPVVDKGPQHSTKHSPSKRSRSGELDKPTIIGEENREPAMPPRTLSPTLSDPQTDRKPPTGPASLLSASSLERVDVYPALPVPEPEPMVATRLVPEQVRATEVERPAPKPEKVAESAAPQRTSDVEVVPTSTVLQRNREEQREAPTSSTPAAMKSRLARLAEQRHYWDSEGTSEVPDIPAPLSPVKNQTQPRQAVAPVTTPVHAAASSEAPVGRKGRLANLAATIGSWEDDLSHAAPRSSRDHAQEKPGSVSNATPAWRREAGAKPTSAAADRPQMTQSSNRKPALDSNQPVHSPVKSSRAFPLSPQKTEVPEARPALQTGRGLPSPVSSPQRSYQGRDSAFTPSPEKGALSSATPVPQSPLKNQALSRAMEVNGSPEKPELPTQPSTIGPTGPSVLQTRERFTKETTPATPLQQRGTAGATEPSVLQTRERFTKETSPATPLQQRGTAGATGPSVLQTRERFTKETSPVTPLQQRGAAGATGPSVLQTRERFTKETSPATPLQQRGTAGATGTPDVKSFMERFGERCQERSGLSSPATCHGAATRNPNIVNPSGAGLAGRTPVVSQSVTPNTRLVQERLRGAQAATTALAQKQKLERESELAQIRNRFQKGNNIWKNKEGVADTKKLTQAKDLIEHPEERGPVVSQPDEPTASPLDSLNAAPKKPSEEETQEEESDEEESHEMEMKVDQSNNSEINNFDGFHDQIEELSGEEGEGEEEEDKLNISSMSILAPFSESVAAVIKSPVRKMMTSTPASSFNAKSQTPDIVSRPSKFQRARLLRAGSSDSLETDEHEDHNLPYSIDAYRSTRIKESTERPCVKQVIVKEDVSRRAAEEPRSQGHTSIKQKMKVLTYEMNLQQTVISQASQALNCCTDEEHGKGSHVEAEAERLLLIATEKRGALKAELDRLKGEGPTGHRRGQGGDMGVSASKGSISLLELRLPLKADFVCSAASKPEWSSHYFFIMIRAGAENTVATPLASTRSAISGDAITFSTKFTMPDVSNDFAIDIEVYCLVQKRELNPDKRKKPSKSKAITPKRFLSKSSLTPVVASPGGPNTVRTSNFVLVGSHKLTLASIGKNKFLLEKIKYEGIERELLRDMFHSKVPFLCPMEGHIYLKMQCEVGSLVEERGFLTMFEDVSGFGAWHRRWCVLSGYCISYWTYPDDEKRKNPMGRINLANCISRKVEPANREFCARPNTFELITVRPQRENDRETLVSQCKNTMCVTKNWLCADTKDERNLWMQKLNQILVDLRMWQPDSCHRPV, encoded by the exons ATGGATCCGTTTACCGAG AAACTCCTGGAGAGGACCCGTGCTCGCAGGGAGAACCTGCAGAAGAAAATGGCAGAGAGGTCCACTGCTTCCAACAGACAGATGGCCAAGAGAGCTAGGGAGCCTCTGGCTGAGACCTGCAACAGCCTGGTCACAGAGCCTGTCGTCGACAAAG GCCCCCAACATTCCACCAAGCACTCTCCCTCCAAGCGGAGTCGTTCAGGTGAACTTGACAAGCCCACCATTATTGGTGAGGAGAACAGGGAGCCTGCAATGCCTCCTCGCACCCTGTCCCCTACTCTGTCAGATCCCCAGACTGACCGGAAGCCCCCAACGGGCCCAGCcagccttctctctgcctcttctctcgaGAGGGTGGATGTCTACCCTGCTCTTCCCGTTCCTGAACCAGAGCCCATGGTGGCAACACGGCTTGTCCCAGAGCAGGTCCGGGCCACGGAGGTAGAGCGTCCTGCCCCAAAACCGGAGAAGGTGGCTGAGAGTGCTGCTCCACAGAGGACCAGTGATGTGGAGGTGGTGCCTACTAGCACAGTTCTTCAGAGgaacagagaagagcagagggaGGCTCCCACCTCTTCCACCCCTGCTGCCATGAAGTCTCGCCTGGCCAGACTAGCTGAACAGAGGCATTACTGGGACTCTGAAG GTACCTCTGAGGTTCCAGACATCCCAGCACCTCTCTCCCCAGTGAAGAACCAGACCCAGCCGAGGCAGGCCGTAGCCCCAGTCACCACACCCGTCCATGCTGCTGCGTCCTCAGAGGCCCCTGTAGGCAGGAAGGGTCGGCTGGCCAACCTCGCAGCCACCATTGGGTCTTGGGAGGATGACCTCAGCCACGCGGCCCCTCGCAGCAGCAGAGACCATGCCCAAGAGAAGCCTGGTAGTGTCAGTAACGCCACCCCTGCttggaggagagaggctggagccAAACCCACCTCTGCTGCTGCAGACCGTCCACAAATGACTCAGTCATCAAACAGAAAGCCTGCTCTGGATTCCAACCAG CCTGTCCACTCCCCAGTCAAGTCCAGCAGAGCATTTCCCCTCAGCCCTCAGAAGACTGAAGTACCTGAAGCCAGACCAGCTCTACAGACAGGCAGAGGTCTCCCCTCTCCTGTATCCAGTCCCCAGAGGAGTTACCAGGGGAGAGACTCAGCCTTCACCCCCAGCCCCGAGAAAGGTGCTCTCTCCTCAGCCACACCTGTGCCTCAGAGCCCCCTGAAGAACCAGGCCCTGTCCCGAGCCATGGAGGTCAACGGTAGCCCCGAGAAGCCAGAGCTCCCCACACAGCCCTCTACCATCGGGCCCACTGGACCCTCTGTCCTGCAGACCAGGGAGAGGTTCACAAAGGAGACCACCCCGGCCACTCCCCTGCAGCAGAGAGGCACAGCTGGAGCAACTGAACCCTCTGTCCTGCAGACCAGGGAGAGGTTCACCAAGGAGACCTCCCCGGCCACTCCCCTGCAGCAGAGAGGCACAGCTGGAGCAACTGGACCCTCTGTCCTGCAGACCAGGGAGAGGTTCACCAAGGAGACCTCCCCGGTCACTCCCCTGCAGCAGAGAGGCGCAGCTGGAGCAACTGGACCCTCTGTCCTGCAGACCAGGGAGAGGTTCACCAAGGAGACCTCCCCGGCCACTCCCCTGCAGCAGAGAGGCACCGCTGGAGCAACTGGAACTCCAG ATGTCAAGTCGTTCATGGAGCGTTTTGGGGAGAGGTGCCAGGAGCGTTCTGGCCTGAGTTCCCCTGCTACCTGCCATGGAGCAGCCACTCGTAACCCAAACATAGTGAACCCGTCTGGGGCAGGCCTGGCTGGTCGTACCCCTGTAGTGAGCCAGTCTGTGACCCCCAACACCAGGCTGGTgcaggagaggctgagaggtgcCCAGGCTGCCACCACTGCCCTTGCACAGAAACAGAAACTG GAGCGTGAGTCAGAACTGGCTCAGATTCGTAACCGTTTCCAGAAAGGGAACAACATTTGGAAGAACAAGGAGGGGGTGGCAGACACCAAGAAACTCACACAGGCCAAG GATCTGATTGAGCATCCTGAGGagagagggcctgttgtctcacaGCCTGATGAGCCAACAGCTTCCCCTCTGGATAGCCTGAATGCTGCACCCAAGAAACCTTCTGAGGAAGAAACACAGGAGGAGGAATCGG ATGAAGAAGAGAGTCATGAGATGGAGATGAAAGTGGACCAGTCCAACAACTCTGAGATCAACAACTTTGATGGGTTCCATGACCAGATTGAGGAGCTGAGTGGTGAGGAgggtgaaggagaagaagaggaagataaATTGAACATCTCCTCGATGTCCATCCTGGCCCCCTTCTCTGAGTCGGTGGCTGCTGTGATCAAGAGCCCAGTAAGGAAGATGATG ACGTCGACCCCAGCCAGTTCATTCAACGCTAAGAGCCAGACTCCTGACATTGTTTCCAGACCCAGTAAGTTCCAAAGGGCTCGCTTGCTCCGGGCTGGGTCATCAGACAGCCTAGAGACAGACGAACATGAGGACCACAACCTGCCCTACAG TATTGATGCGTACAGGTCGACCAGGATCAAGGAGAGTACTGAGAGGCCCTGTGTGAAGCAGGTCATCGTGAAGGAGGACGTGTCTCGGAGAGCAGCAGAGGAGCCCAGGAGCCAAGGACACACCAGCATCAAACAGAAGATGAAG GTTCTGACCTATGAGATGAACCTACAGCAGACTGTGATCAGCCAGGCCAGCCAAGCCTTGAACTGCTGTACTGATGAGGAGCATGGGAAAGGCTCGCATGTGGAGGCAGAGGCTGAGCGGCTGCTGCTCATAGCCA CGGAGAAACGGGGGGCACTGAAGGCTGAGTTGGACCGTCTGAAGGGAGAGGGTCCTACCGGTCATAGGAGGGGGCAGGGTGGGGACATGGGGGTATCCGCCTCCAAGGGATCCATCTCTCTCTTGGAGCTACGATTGCCCCTCAAGGCTGACTTTGTCTGCTCCGCTGCTAGCAAGCCAG AGTGGTCCAGCCATTACTTCTTCATCATGATCCGTGCTGGAGCTGAGAATACAGTTGCTACTCCCCTCGCCAGCACACGTAGCGCTATCAGTGGAGACGCAATCACCTTCTCTACCAAGTTCACCAT GCCTGACGTCTCTAACGACTTTGCAATTGATATTGAGGTTTACTGCCTG GTGCAGAAGCGTGAGTTGAACCCTGACAAGAGGAAGAAGCCCAGCAAGTCTAAG GCCATCACTCCCAAGAGGTTCCTCTCT AAGAGCAGTTTGACTCCAG TGGTGGCCAGTCCTGGGGGCCCTAATACTGTCCGCACCAGTAACTTTGTCCTGGTCGGGTCTCACAAGCTGACTCTTGCCTCAATTGGGAAAAACAAGTTCCTATTGGAGAAG ATCAAATATGAAGGCATTGAGAGAGAGCTTCTTAGAGACATGTTTCACAGCAAG GTGCCTTTCCTGTGCCCCATGGAGGGCCATATCTACCTGAAGATGCAGTGTGAGGTGGGCTccctggtggaggagagaggctTCCTG ACTATGTTTGAGGATGTGAGTGGATTCGGAGCATGGCACAGGAGATGGTGTGTCCTGTCAGGATACTGTATCTCCTACTGGACCTACCCTGATGATGAGAAACGCAAG AACCCAATGGGTCGCATCAACTTGGCCAACTGCATCAGTCGTAAGGTGGAGCCAGCCAACCGAGAGTTCTGTGCCAGGCCCAACACCTTCGAGCTGATCACTGTCCGGCCtcagagagagaacgacagagagacgCTCGTCAGCCAGTGTAAAAACACCATGTGTGTCACCAA GAACTGGCTGTGTGCTGACACAAAGGACGAGAGGAACCTGTGGATGCAGAAGCTCAACCAGATCCTGGTGGACCTGCGCATGTGGCAGCCAGACTCCTGCCACAGGCCTGTGTGA